In the genome of Candidatus Eremiobacteraceae bacterium, one region contains:
- the rpmJ gene encoding 50S ribosomal protein L36, translated as MKVRPSVKKICVKCKVIKRAGRTRVICENPKHKQAQG; from the coding sequence ATGAAAGTCAGACCCTCGGTCAAGAAGATCTGTGTCAAATGCAAGGTCATCAAACGTGCCGGACGCACGCGCGTGATCTGCGAGAACCCGAAACACAAACAGGCGCAAGGATAA
- the rpsM gene encoding 30S ribosomal protein S13, which translates to MARIAGIDLPREKRIEIALTYIFGIGRPTAQKLLGLTGVSPDIRVKDLTDEDIQKLREQIEKGLKVEGDLRREVGGAIKRLMDIGCYRGIRHRRGLPVRGQRTKTNSRTRKGPKKTVAGKKKAKGPGGK; encoded by the coding sequence ATGGCTAGAATTGCGGGCATCGACCTGCCGCGCGAAAAGCGCATCGAGATCGCCCTGACGTACATCTTCGGCATCGGCCGTCCGACCGCGCAGAAACTGCTCGGCCTCACGGGCGTCTCGCCGGACATCCGCGTCAAGGATCTCACGGACGAAGATATCCAAAAGCTGCGCGAGCAGATCGAAAAAGGCCTCAAGGTCGAAGGCGATCTACGGCGCGAGGTGGGCGGCGCCATCAAGCGGCTGATGGACATCGGCTGCTACCGCGGCATCCGCCATCGCCGCGGGCTTCCGGTGCGCGGGCAGCGGACGAAGACGAATTCCCGCACCCGGAAAGGTCCGAAGAAGACCGTCGCCGGCAAGAAGAAGGCCAAAGGGCCCGGAGGTAAATAG
- the infA gene encoding translation initiation factor IF-1 — MEVEGVVVEPLPNAFFRVELSNGHRVLARVSGKIRMNFIRILPGDRVLVELSPYDLTQGRITYRYK; from the coding sequence ATCGAAGTCGAAGGCGTCGTGGTAGAGCCGCTGCCGAACGCATTCTTTCGAGTGGAACTCAGCAACGGACATCGCGTGCTCGCACGCGTGTCCGGCAAGATCCGGATGAACTTCATCCGCATACTTCCGGGCGACCGGGTCCTCGTGGAACTGTCGCCCTACGATCTCACTCAAGGCCGCATCACGTATAGGTATAAGTAA